The following proteins are co-located in the Mycolicibacterium goodii genome:
- a CDS encoding TIGR00730 family Rossman fold protein, whose product MKEGQDREWAVCVYCASGPTHPELLELAADVGSSIAARGWTLVSGGGNVSAMGAVARAARAKGGYTVGVIPKALVHRELADVDAAELIVTDTMRERKREMEHRSDAFIALPGGIGTLEEFFEAWTAGYLGMHDKPLILLDPFGHYDGLLTWLRSLVPTGYVSQRAMDSLVVVDNVEAALEACAPK is encoded by the coding sequence GTGAAAGAGGGACAGGACCGCGAGTGGGCGGTGTGCGTGTACTGCGCGTCGGGACCGACGCATCCGGAGCTGCTCGAGCTCGCCGCCGACGTGGGCTCCTCGATCGCGGCACGCGGATGGACGCTGGTGTCCGGCGGCGGCAACGTGTCGGCGATGGGTGCGGTGGCGCGGGCGGCACGTGCCAAGGGCGGCTACACCGTCGGCGTCATCCCCAAGGCGCTGGTGCATCGTGAGCTCGCCGACGTCGACGCCGCCGAACTCATCGTCACCGACACGATGCGCGAGCGGAAGCGCGAGATGGAGCACCGGTCGGATGCCTTCATCGCACTGCCCGGCGGCATCGGCACCCTGGAGGAGTTCTTCGAGGCCTGGACGGCGGGGTATCTGGGCATGCATGACAAGCCGCTGATCCTGCTGGACCCGTTCGGGCACTACGACGGCCTGTTGACGTGGTTGCGCAGCCTGGTGCCGACGGGTTATGTGTCCCAGCGCGCCATGGACAGCCTGGTGGTGGTCGACAACGTCGAGGCCGCGCTCGAGGCGTGCGCGCCGAAATAG
- a CDS encoding EspA/EspE family type VII secretion system effector, protein MGALDGFYSTWNKARETFGQGVPTDGSQFDQSSSLTRMKASVEAAAPDDRWQGSGANAYAAANKEHAQVYQKLADLDQEMAAEVKNAANIVSVGRTNLDNAKGWVESMANSLSATSAQDRERKLIPIAREGISRVDNIVKTATAEMVGVKGNVEKLRGEYDTIKTSMRFGPEGEKKPGDKDAEVLGIRDDKDDGDLEPEDMDELVQEALSGNKDAASKVDEILDTIEPSQLEGRTDPASGAKIPPEKLNPVQAEVVGRLQQRMEDMSLDDLVRVKQELGDHGDILTNAMNVMSDPDVSYPRHGDAEVVSPGGGIPTSGWDTGRLDDLPAGAKDALNAELDLSGPAMSDAPVDTFFPNTEGAQKLSKLAEVMSGADTRFQQGSELDSTMMHRAHEILSSDVRGGPRVVEDIFETAGHDKVVAHDMFTDNDSFVKEVLTTEWTDDGTAATNLTDWIKQDAHSPNPDVNSRAGETARAIADYMGDPENKQRLLDMKGTQSLGEVNPALTRSLAGAMSPYLDEIAGRPSDKIGGLGLNPTTGFGEAYDGDDARAPKTVNLLTVLNTDDAAARVINARAIELQNTYINEFAQSVIDNPQFPQDSAAIDVAGKLKGVTEHALYSASSDILGDDAEAKRRMTNLIGVALDTAGAIPSPAGAAIGITSPLFKEFISSFETDKPPDVNSPVHSSVAMQTMLANTFVAAGIGPQEGIDGLTPFQSAPGRDLEIPGDPSSSRYNNFISALRNYLDNISEPVQSGIGAYNQAYRDTLP, encoded by the coding sequence ATGGGTGCGCTTGACGGGTTCTACTCGACGTGGAACAAGGCCCGTGAAACCTTCGGGCAGGGAGTGCCCACCGACGGTTCGCAGTTCGACCAGAGTTCGAGCCTCACGCGGATGAAAGCCAGCGTCGAGGCCGCCGCGCCCGACGACCGCTGGCAAGGCTCCGGTGCCAATGCCTACGCCGCGGCCAACAAAGAGCACGCGCAGGTCTACCAGAAGCTCGCCGATCTCGACCAGGAGATGGCCGCCGAGGTGAAAAACGCTGCCAACATCGTCAGCGTCGGGCGCACCAATCTCGACAACGCCAAAGGCTGGGTCGAAAGCATGGCCAACTCCCTGTCCGCCACCAGCGCCCAGGACCGCGAACGAAAGCTGATCCCCATCGCCCGCGAAGGCATCAGCCGGGTCGACAACATCGTCAAGACCGCGACCGCTGAGATGGTGGGAGTCAAAGGCAACGTCGAGAAGCTTCGCGGCGAGTACGACACCATCAAGACATCGATGCGATTCGGGCCGGAGGGCGAGAAGAAGCCCGGCGACAAGGACGCTGAGGTTCTCGGGATACGGGATGATAAGGACGACGGTGATCTCGAGCCCGAAGATATGGATGAGCTCGTTCAAGAAGCGCTCAGCGGCAATAAAGACGCGGCGAGCAAGGTTGACGAAATTCTCGACACTATAGAACCTTCACAGCTTGAGGGCAGGACCGATCCAGCCAGTGGTGCCAAAATCCCGCCCGAAAAATTGAATCCGGTTCAAGCAGAAGTTGTGGGTCGCCTGCAACAACGCATGGAAGATATGTCCTTGGATGATCTCGTGCGAGTCAAGCAGGAGCTCGGCGATCACGGAGACATTCTGACCAACGCGATGAATGTCATGAGCGACCCCGACGTCAGCTATCCGCGACACGGGGATGCGGAGGTCGTGAGCCCAGGCGGCGGCATTCCGACTAGTGGATGGGATACCGGACGCCTGGACGACCTTCCCGCTGGCGCGAAAGATGCTCTGAACGCCGAACTTGATTTATCTGGTCCCGCGATGAGCGACGCTCCTGTAGACACCTTCTTTCCCAATACAGAAGGAGCGCAAAAACTATCCAAGCTTGCCGAGGTGATGAGCGGCGCCGACACCCGCTTTCAGCAGGGGTCAGAACTTGACTCCACCATGATGCATCGTGCACACGAGATTCTTTCGTCAGATGTGAGAGGTGGACCGCGCGTCGTCGAAGATATCTTCGAAACCGCAGGGCACGACAAAGTTGTAGCGCACGACATGTTTACAGACAACGACTCGTTTGTAAAAGAAGTCTTGACAACAGAGTGGACCGACGACGGCACGGCAGCGACCAACTTGACTGACTGGATCAAACAGGACGCACATTCGCCCAATCCTGACGTGAATAGCCGTGCGGGCGAGACCGCTCGAGCGATCGCCGACTACATGGGCGACCCCGAAAACAAGCAACGCCTCTTGGACATGAAAGGAACCCAGTCACTTGGAGAAGTCAATCCAGCTTTGACCCGAAGCCTGGCAGGGGCAATGTCCCCATATTTAGATGAAATAGCGGGCAGACCTTCTGACAAAATCGGCGGGCTAGGCTTGAACCCGACGACTGGGTTTGGCGAAGCATATGATGGCGACGACGCGCGAGCTCCCAAAACGGTGAATCTGCTAACAGTTCTCAACACTGACGACGCCGCTGCTCGCGTCATCAACGCACGAGCCATAGAGCTGCAGAACACGTACATCAATGAATTTGCGCAATCGGTAATTGACAATCCGCAATTCCCACAGGATTCAGCCGCAATTGATGTAGCAGGTAAGCTGAAGGGCGTCACTGAGCACGCACTTTATTCTGCAAGTAGCGATATTCTAGGTGACGACGCCGAGGCGAAGCGTCGAATGACGAACCTCATCGGGGTGGCATTGGATACTGCCGGCGCAATCCCCTCTCCGGCAGGAGCCGCCATCGGCATCACGTCGCCCCTGTTCAAGGAATTTATATCCAGCTTCGAGACCGATAAGCCGCCAGATGTCAACTCGCCGGTCCACAGCTCTGTCGCTATGCAAACCATGCTGGCCAATACTTTCGTTGCAGCCGGCATTGGCCCTCAGGAAGGTATAGATGGACTGACGCCGTTCCAATCTGCCCCCGGGCGAGATCTGGAAATTCCTGGAGATCCGAGCTCTTCGAGATACAATAATTTCATATCGGCACTTCGTAACTATCTTGACAATATCAGCGAGCCGGTCCAATCGGGGATCGGAGCCTACAATCAGGCGTACCGCGATACGCTCCCATGA
- a CDS encoding ATP-binding protein translates to MPVDWVIAPHDRALDGVEAGLHQRSGAVLLGPEGVGKTSLARSAAEWLGPEFRRVVHVTGTESNSAVPFGAVADLIEVPGAHRTADVMRAAREALGTELLLVVDDAHLLDRLSAALVYQLTASGAAKLIATATVDRPVPEEVSALWDEGLLARIEVEPAGYDSARLAEQVAAFIADLPPEDIEVLQHLAVQDPLPLADMTALTSADTVQRACAAGAVVVEENGAQPMVHCRHVLFLNAVRANVGGPGLRRLRTAVVEQMAKTPRRGVVDRLRLAVLALDSDVPMPTDDLVAAAAEALRLGDLELSERLCRAALRTDGGFEARLTLAYALGWQGRGREADEVLAQIDPAALDENALMAWALPRAANQFWMLSEPERAVAFLRTTRNRVGSPHAQITLDALLATFTMNSGTPRRALELAVQVLDSPDADDTAVGWAASTAALSSARIGRFADVDTFAQRAIDAGHPGLLRFTSGFGQTTSRLLGGSLDEAEQLARRLTDFAQLLQPGRAIGEVLLADILIVRGQLDEAIALLRRATATLAPTGYSWGPLAWMLLAQALGQRGMPVEAGKALSRAESRHGLKSMLFAPELSLARAWTCSARKDPVSAIGAAREAAKAAERGGQTAVALRALHDAVRLGDTRAGDALGRMELTCAFGDLTRAHAAALATGDSAAMHEVAERYRDLGMNAAADDAARQGDG, encoded by the coding sequence ATGCCTGTCGACTGGGTGATCGCTCCGCATGACCGCGCACTCGACGGCGTCGAGGCCGGCCTGCACCAACGCAGCGGCGCGGTGCTGCTGGGCCCCGAAGGTGTGGGGAAAACCTCGCTGGCCCGCAGTGCCGCGGAATGGCTCGGCCCCGAGTTTCGCCGCGTGGTCCACGTGACCGGCACCGAGTCCAACTCCGCCGTCCCGTTCGGGGCGGTCGCGGACCTGATCGAGGTGCCCGGGGCGCACCGCACCGCCGACGTGATGCGCGCGGCGCGGGAGGCGCTCGGCACCGAGCTGCTCCTCGTGGTCGACGACGCGCACCTGCTGGACCGGTTGTCGGCGGCGCTCGTGTATCAGCTCACCGCGAGCGGCGCCGCCAAGCTGATCGCCACCGCGACCGTGGATCGCCCAGTGCCAGAGGAAGTCTCGGCACTGTGGGATGAGGGTCTGCTGGCCCGTATCGAGGTGGAGCCCGCGGGTTACGACAGCGCGCGGCTCGCCGAACAGGTGGCGGCATTCATCGCCGACCTCCCACCCGAGGACATCGAGGTTCTGCAGCACCTTGCGGTGCAGGATCCGCTGCCGTTGGCCGACATGACGGCGTTGACCTCCGCGGACACCGTGCAGCGGGCCTGCGCGGCCGGCGCGGTGGTGGTCGAGGAGAACGGCGCGCAGCCGATGGTGCACTGTCGTCACGTGTTGTTCCTCAACGCCGTTCGCGCGAACGTGGGCGGCCCGGGTCTGCGTCGGCTGCGCACGGCCGTCGTCGAGCAGATGGCCAAGACGCCGCGGCGCGGTGTGGTGGACCGGCTGCGGCTGGCGGTGCTCGCGCTCGACTCCGACGTGCCGATGCCGACCGACGACCTGGTCGCCGCGGCGGCGGAGGCGTTGCGACTCGGCGACCTCGAACTCAGCGAGCGCCTGTGCCGCGCCGCGCTTCGGACCGACGGCGGGTTCGAGGCCCGGTTGACGCTGGCGTATGCGCTGGGTTGGCAGGGGCGCGGACGCGAGGCCGACGAGGTGCTCGCCCAGATCGATCCCGCGGCGTTGGACGAGAACGCGTTGATGGCGTGGGCGCTGCCGCGGGCGGCCAATCAGTTCTGGATGCTCTCGGAGCCTGAGCGGGCCGTCGCATTTTTGCGCACCACCCGCAACCGGGTGGGCTCGCCGCACGCGCAGATCACCCTCGACGCCCTGCTGGCGACGTTCACCATGAACTCCGGAACCCCGAGGCGGGCACTGGAACTCGCCGTCCAGGTGCTCGACTCCCCCGACGCCGACGACACCGCCGTCGGCTGGGCCGCGTCCACCGCCGCACTCAGCTCGGCGCGCATCGGTCGGTTCGCCGACGTCGACACCTTCGCCCAACGCGCCATCGATGCCGGACATCCCGGGCTGCTGCGGTTCACCAGCGGGTTCGGGCAGACCACCTCTCGGCTGCTGGGCGGGTCTCTCGACGAGGCCGAGCAGTTGGCGCGCCGGCTCACCGATTTCGCGCAGCTGCTGCAACCCGGCCGCGCGATCGGCGAGGTGCTGCTGGCCGACATCCTCATCGTCCGCGGTCAGCTCGACGAGGCAATCGCGTTGTTGCGCAGGGCCACAGCCACTTTGGCACCGACCGGGTACTCGTGGGGGCCGCTGGCGTGGATGTTGTTGGCGCAGGCGCTCGGTCAGCGCGGCATGCCCGTCGAGGCGGGAAAGGCGCTGTCCCGCGCCGAATCGCGGCACGGGCTCAAATCCATGCTGTTCGCCCCCGAACTCTCGCTGGCCCGCGCCTGGACCTGCTCTGCCCGCAAGGATCCGGTCAGCGCGATCGGCGCGGCCCGCGAAGCCGCGAAGGCCGCCGAGCGCGGCGGACAGACCGCGGTGGCCCTGCGCGCGTTGCACGACGCCGTGCGCCTCGGTGACACCCGCGCCGGCGACGCACTCGGCCGCATGGAGCTGACCTGTGCGTTCGGTGACCTGACCCGCGCGCATGCGGCCGCGCTCGCGACCGGCGACTCCGCGGCGATGCATGAGGTCGCGGAGCGCTACCGCGACCTCGGCATGAACGCTGCCGCCGACGACGCGGCGCGGCAGGGCGACGGCTGA